Proteins from one Salaquimonas pukyongi genomic window:
- a CDS encoding SDR family NAD(P)-dependent oxidoreductase, with translation MSGHLAGKTALVTGSVQGIGLAVAKSLAGAGARIAVHGLASEAEAAAAEDEVRAAGATEAKFFEGDLRDAAAIGKLVKAVEDWGPLDVLVNNAGVQKTVSIADADAATWDAIIAVNLSAAFHTMHYALPNMARREFGRVVNIASVHGLVASKEKAPYVASKFGLVGMSRVAALEYASVGSRETGGVTINCICPGWTETALIEPQIEARAQQAGGGRAEGVRALLSEKQPSLRMSDPSEIGDLAAWLCHKTAHNITGAAIPVDGGWTSQ, from the coding sequence ATGAGCGGACATCTTGCGGGCAAAACCGCGCTGGTAACCGGATCGGTACAGGGGATCGGGCTTGCCGTGGCAAAGAGCCTGGCGGGTGCTGGTGCGCGCATTGCGGTGCACGGATTGGCCAGCGAGGCTGAAGCAGCAGCAGCAGAAGATGAAGTTCGCGCCGCCGGTGCGACCGAAGCGAAGTTTTTCGAGGGCGATCTGCGCGATGCCGCCGCCATCGGCAAGCTCGTCAAGGCCGTGGAGGATTGGGGACCGCTCGACGTGCTGGTCAACAATGCCGGCGTTCAGAAGACGGTCTCCATCGCCGATGCGGATGCAGCGACCTGGGATGCCATCATCGCCGTAAACCTGTCGGCTGCCTTCCACACCATGCATTACGCCCTTCCGAACATGGCAAGGCGCGAATTTGGCCGCGTCGTCAACATTGCGTCGGTGCATGGTCTGGTGGCGTCTAAAGAAAAGGCGCCCTATGTCGCCTCGAAATTCGGTCTCGTGGGAATGAGCCGTGTTGCGGCGCTTGAATATGCTTCCGTGGGCTCCCGCGAAACCGGCGGCGTGACGATCAACTGCATTTGCCCCGGCTGGACGGAAACCGCATTGATCGAGCCGCAGATCGAGGCCCGCGCCCAGCAGGCTGGCGGCGGCCGTGCCGAAGGCGTGCGCGCACTCCTGTCGGAAAAGCAGCCAAGCCTGCGCATGTCCGATCCTTCCGAGATCGGCGATCTGGCAGCCTGGCTGTGCCACAAGACCGCGCACAACATCACCGGCGCCGCCATTCCCGTCGATGGCGGCTGGACGTCTCAGTAA
- a CDS encoding LysR family transcriptional regulator, protein MDTAWLEDFVTLAETGNFTRAAARRNVSQAAFSRRIRQLEDWLGTRLVDRGVVPVALTAEGQLFQREASETLSRLSETRNRLGGPFPGRDTKVTIALPHALAAARFTGWWAGWSRETGVSAATRIANVNEVISRFISGSVDFLICHRAEQLPVLLDPQLFVSHTIEQDRLIPCVARGYAGGRENPTGTPDDPVPLLMYSKDAYFGRLVEAIIEQAPFRVYGVRRIESEMAQVIRSGIAAGLGMGWIPQCILKGRWNERVRPVTIEGLSMDLSIVAFAHRKRKAAADVIWQRICAENGAGTPSAAR, encoded by the coding sequence ATGGACACAGCATGGCTGGAGGATTTCGTCACCCTGGCGGAAACCGGCAACTTCACAAGGGCTGCTGCAAGGCGCAATGTTTCGCAGGCAGCTTTCAGCCGCCGGATCCGTCAATTGGAAGACTGGCTGGGCACCAGGCTGGTCGACCGTGGCGTGGTTCCTGTTGCGCTGACGGCGGAAGGGCAGCTTTTTCAGCGCGAAGCCAGCGAGACGCTTTCCAGGCTATCGGAAACGCGCAACCGGCTTGGCGGACCGTTTCCGGGAAGGGATACGAAGGTTACCATTGCCCTGCCCCACGCACTGGCGGCCGCACGGTTTACCGGCTGGTGGGCCGGCTGGTCTCGTGAAACCGGCGTTTCTGCGGCAACGCGGATTGCAAATGTCAACGAGGTGATATCCCGCTTCATATCGGGCTCCGTCGATTTTCTGATCTGTCACCGCGCCGAACAACTGCCGGTGCTGCTCGATCCGCAATTGTTTGTTTCCCACACCATCGAGCAGGACCGCCTCATACCCTGTGTTGCACGCGGATATGCGGGAGGACGCGAGAACCCCACCGGCACGCCGGATGACCCCGTGCCGCTGCTGATGTATTCGAAGGACGCCTATTTTGGCCGTCTGGTTGAAGCGATCATCGAACAGGCGCCGTTTCGCGTCTACGGCGTGCGCCGGATCGAAAGCGAGATGGCACAGGTTATCCGCAGCGGTATCGCCGCCGGGCTCGGCATGGGCTGGATCCCCCAGTGTATCCTGAAAGGCCGATGGAATGAACGGGTGCGCCCGGTCACCATCGAAGGCCTTTCGATGGACCTTTCCATCGTTGCCTTCGCCCACCGCAAGCGCAAGGCAGCCGCAGATGTCATCTGGCAACGCATCTGCGCGGAAAACGGTGCCGGCACACCAAGCGCGGCGCGCTAG